One genomic region from Jilunia laotingensis encodes:
- a CDS encoding SagB/ThcOx family dehydrogenase, with the protein MKKVQLLFMCLLLSVTLYAADKVIRLPKPDMNRGGTVMKALADRHSTREFAAKALSMADLSDLLWAANGVNRPESGKRTAPSAMDKQDVDVYVVLPQGTYLYDAKAHQLNLVSEGDHRDAVAGGQAFVKTAPVSLVLVSDVARMGDVKDSHALLMCAVDAGIVSQNISVFCSAANLATVPRASMDEAKLRTVLKLKDSQKPLMNHPVGYSK; encoded by the coding sequence ATGAAGAAGGTACAACTGTTGTTTATGTGTTTGTTATTATCAGTGACCCTGTATGCGGCTGATAAAGTGATTCGTTTGCCAAAACCGGATATGAACCGTGGCGGAACCGTGATGAAAGCGTTGGCGGACAGGCATTCCACACGCGAATTTGCGGCCAAGGCATTGAGCATGGCCGATCTATCCGATTTGTTGTGGGCAGCCAATGGAGTCAATCGTCCTGAGAGTGGAAAACGCACGGCTCCATCGGCTATGGACAAGCAGGATGTGGATGTTTATGTAGTATTGCCACAAGGAACTTACCTCTATGATGCCAAGGCTCATCAGTTGAATTTGGTGTCTGAAGGAGATCATAGGGATGCAGTAGCCGGTGGGCAGGCATTTGTGAAAACAGCTCCTGTGTCATTGGTGTTGGTCAGCGATGTGGCTCGTATGGGGGATGTGAAAGACAGCCATGCACTTCTGATGTGTGCCGTAGATGCGGGAATCGTTTCACAGAATATATCGGTTTTCTGTTCGGCTGCTAACTTGGCCACGGTGCCGCGTGCTTCGATGGATGAGGCTAAATTAAGGACGGTGCTAAAGTTGAAAGATAGTCAGAAACCGTTGATGAATCATCCGGTGGGGTACTCCAAATAA
- a CDS encoding NADH peroxidase, whose amino-acid sequence MKKFRCTVCGYVYEGDAAPEKCPLCKAPASKFVEVVEEEGGALSFVDEHVIGVAKGCDEEMIKDLNNHFMGECTEVGMYLAMSRQADREGYPEVAEAFKRYAWEEAEHASKFAELLGDCVWDTKTNLEKRMNAEAGACEDKKRIATRAKALNLDAIHDTVHEMCKDEARHGKGFEGLYNRYFGKK is encoded by the coding sequence ATGAAGAAATTTAGATGTACTGTCTGTGGTTACGTTTATGAAGGTGACGCAGCTCCTGAGAAATGTCCGTTGTGTAAAGCTCCTGCTAGCAAATTCGTAGAAGTAGTTGAAGAAGAAGGTGGTGCTTTGTCTTTCGTTGACGAACATGTGATCGGTGTGGCTAAAGGTTGCGACGAAGAAATGATCAAGGATTTGAACAATCATTTCATGGGTGAATGTACTGAAGTTGGTATGTATCTGGCTATGAGCCGTCAGGCCGACCGCGAAGGCTATCCTGAAGTTGCCGAGGCCTTCAAACGTTATGCATGGGAAGAAGCTGAACATGCTTCCAAGTTCGCTGAATTGTTGGGTGACTGCGTGTGGGATACAAAAACCAACCTTGAAAAGAGAATGAATGCTGAAGCTGGTGCTTGCGAAGATAAAAAACGTATTGCTACACGTGCCAAAGCGTTGAATCTGGATGCTATTCACGATACCGTACATGAAATGTGTAAGGACGAAGCTCGTCACGGTAAAGGTTTTGAAGGACTTTACAACCGTTATTTCGGTAAGAAATAA
- a CDS encoding Fur family transcriptional regulator, whose product MKPYDRLLAYNIKPSVQRIAIMEYLMEHRTHPSADEIYTALSDSMPTLSKTTVYNTLKLFSEQGAALMLTIDERNTNFDADTSRHAHFLCKSCGRIYDLAMPKGVKEVEGVQMDGHEVTEMHYYYKGVCKNCLKNIRID is encoded by the coding sequence ATGAAACCATACGACCGATTATTAGCGTACAATATAAAACCTTCCGTTCAGCGCATTGCTATTATGGAATATCTGATGGAACATCGTACACATCCATCGGCCGATGAAATATACACGGCTCTATCTGACTCAATGCCAACACTTTCTAAGACGACAGTCTATAACACGTTGAAGTTGTTTTCAGAGCAAGGAGCTGCGTTGATGCTCACCATCGATGAGCGTAATACTAATTTTGATGCGGATACTTCCCGGCATGCCCACTTCCTTTGTAAAAGTTGCGGACGTATTTATGATCTTGCAATGCCTAAGGGAGTAAAAGAAGTTGAGGGAGTCCAAATGGATGGCCATGAGGTGACTGAAATGCATTACTATTACAAAGGTGTGTGTAAGAATTGTTTGAAAAATATACGTATTGACTAA
- a CDS encoding NAD(+) synthase encodes MNYGFVKVAAAVPHVKVADCKYNAGQLESLIAIAEGKGVQIVTFPEMCITAYTCGDLFGQQLLLEEAEMALIQILNNTRQLDIISILGMPVVVNSTVINAAVVIQKGKILGVIPKTYLPNYKEFYEQRWFTSALQVAETSVRLCGQVVPLGTNLLFETSDTTFGVEICEDLWSTIPPSSTLALQGAEILFNLSADDEGIGKHSYLCSLIGQQSARCIAGYVFSSCGFGESTTDVVFAGNGLIYEDGRQLASSERFSMEEQLVISEIDVERLRAERRINTTFAACKGNLPADRKPIRIATEFVNSKELNLTRNFSMHPFVPKGKALNERCEEVFSIQVAGLAQRLVHTGAKTAVIGISGGLDSTLALLVCIRTFDKLSLPRKNIIGVTMPGFGTTDRTYNNALSLMESLGVTVREISIKEACIQHFKDIAHDINVHDVTYENSQARERTQILMDIANQTNGMVIGTGDLSELALGWATYNGDHMSMYGVNSSVPKTLVKYLVKWVADNGMDDTSRTTLLDIVDTPISPELIPADENGEIKQKTEDLVGPYELHDFFLYYFMRFGFRPSKIFMLASRTFNGVHDEETIKKWLFIFFRRFFNQQFKRSCLPDGPKVGSISISPRGDWRMPSDASSAAWLKEIESL; translated from the coding sequence ATGAATTACGGATTTGTAAAGGTGGCGGCAGCAGTGCCCCATGTTAAAGTAGCGGACTGCAAATATAATGCCGGACAACTTGAAAGCTTGATAGCCATTGCTGAAGGAAAAGGAGTGCAAATCGTGACTTTCCCGGAAATGTGCATCACCGCATATACCTGTGGCGATTTATTTGGGCAACAGCTCTTATTGGAAGAGGCGGAAATGGCATTGATCCAAATATTAAATAATACGCGCCAACTGGATATCATCTCTATCCTGGGGATGCCTGTAGTGGTGAATTCCACCGTGATCAATGCAGCCGTAGTTATCCAGAAAGGAAAAATATTGGGAGTCATTCCCAAGACATATTTACCTAATTATAAGGAGTTTTACGAGCAACGTTGGTTTACTTCTGCGTTGCAAGTAGCCGAGACTAGTGTTCGGCTTTGCGGGCAGGTGGTTCCTTTAGGCACAAATCTCCTTTTTGAAACTTCGGATACCACATTCGGAGTGGAAATATGCGAGGATTTGTGGTCCACCATCCCTCCCAGTTCGACATTGGCTTTACAAGGAGCAGAAATCCTGTTCAACCTTTCGGCCGATGACGAAGGCATCGGAAAACACAGTTATCTTTGTTCGCTTATCGGCCAGCAATCGGCACGGTGCATTGCCGGCTACGTATTCTCCTCCTGTGGTTTCGGGGAATCGACCACGGACGTGGTATTTGCCGGCAACGGACTTATCTATGAGGATGGAAGACAACTGGCAAGCAGCGAACGATTCAGCATGGAAGAGCAATTGGTGATCAGTGAGATAGATGTGGAACGCCTACGTGCCGAACGGAGAATCAATACTACGTTCGCTGCCTGTAAAGGCAATCTTCCGGCAGATCGGAAACCGATACGCATCGCCACGGAATTTGTCAATAGCAAGGAATTAAATCTGACGCGCAACTTTAGCATGCATCCTTTCGTCCCCAAGGGCAAAGCTTTGAATGAACGCTGCGAAGAGGTATTCTCCATTCAGGTTGCCGGTTTGGCACAACGGCTTGTCCATACAGGAGCCAAGACAGCTGTGATAGGTATATCAGGCGGATTAGACTCTACATTGGCACTGCTTGTCTGCATCAGGACTTTCGATAAACTCAGCCTGCCGCGCAAGAATATCATCGGTGTTACGATGCCGGGATTCGGAACCACAGACCGCACTTACAACAATGCACTCTCTCTGATGGAATCGTTAGGAGTCACCGTTCGGGAAATCAGCATCAAGGAAGCGTGTATCCAACATTTCAAAGACATCGCCCATGACATAAATGTCCATGACGTCACTTACGAAAATTCACAGGCACGCGAACGCACGCAAATATTGATGGACATCGCCAATCAGACCAATGGAATGGTGATCGGGACAGGTGATCTTTCGGAACTTGCATTGGGTTGGGCTACTTACAACGGAGACCACATGTCTATGTACGGTGTCAATAGCAGCGTCCCGAAAACACTGGTGAAATATCTTGTGAAATGGGTTGCTGACAATGGAATGGATGATACATCACGCACTACGTTGCTCGACATCGTGGACACCCCGATCAGTCCGGAACTGATACCGGCAGATGAAAACGGAGAGATCAAACAGAAGACTGAAGATCTAGTCGGCCCTTATGAGCTTCATGACTTCTTCCTCTATTATTTCATGCGTTTCGGTTTCCGCCCTTCCAAAATATTCATGTTGGCTTCACGGACGTTCAACGGGGTACATGATGAAGAAACAATTAAGAAATGGTTGTTCATTTTCTTCCGTAGGTTCTTCAATCAGCAGTTTAAACGGTCGTGTTTACCCGATGGGCCGAAAGTGGGAAGCATATCCATCAGTCCGCGCGGAGACTGGCGGATGCCGAGCGATGCGTCTTCCGCGGCATGGCTGAAAGAAATTGAAAGTCTGTAG
- a CDS encoding DUF6078 family protein, translated as MVILQKDIPQGYAHCFAGKDRCPKADSCLRAIAAKLLEESKDTQPQTINMVNAAYVDQLADQTSCPLYRSSEPLRYAKGMSHIFDEIPVKQARTIRHKVIGCFSCERYFYHSRNGNRLISPEEQRKIANVFRIAGLDTTPKFDDYEQVIVW; from the coding sequence ATGGTAATATTACAAAAAGACATACCCCAAGGCTATGCTCATTGCTTTGCCGGTAAAGACAGATGCCCTAAAGCAGACAGTTGCCTGAGAGCTATCGCAGCAAAATTGCTTGAAGAGAGCAAAGATACGCAACCCCAAACCATCAATATGGTAAATGCAGCCTATGTGGATCAGTTGGCCGACCAAACCTCATGCCCACTCTACCGTTCAAGCGAACCGTTGCGCTACGCCAAAGGCATGTCTCATATTTTCGATGAAATACCTGTAAAGCAAGCTCGCACCATACGACACAAAGTTATCGGATGTTTCTCATGCGAACGTTATTTCTACCATAGTCGAAATGGCAATAGACTGATTTCACCCGAAGAACAGCGGAAGATAGCCAATGTGTTCCGAATTGCCGGCCTTGACACCACTCCCAAATTCGATGATTATGAACAAGTAATTGTATGGTAA
- a CDS encoding T9SS type A sorting domain-containing protein — MKPLLFLSFVLALPLGLFCQTTLDSSCNLPRPGDRLAKQQVDYKAPGAAGADLVWDFSDQTPLNDHYELKYRTLNTCSDTLAGIEHRTMYYYHLRGDSLCSLGYENPTTLIRYHRPEALLVFPSIPGSALRTDTLPFILNRDSIDWYLANDSSSLQVDTWRWYADGYRYPIFESVSGSVCCLGKASPYFATSFYYPPHEQCYALGEDSENRQKREDLSEKEYSAFNDGSEGRDYSDDRVSYSIRIDSQGELRIDYLLNEPAEVLVGLYDLQGRQLCPVRQQQSPVGNYTETFSLSDFPDGEYLLRLVVGGKTYGEKVLKR, encoded by the coding sequence ATGAAACCGCTCCTTTTCCTCTCTTTCGTGCTTGCGCTCCCTCTAGGGCTGTTCTGCCAGACCACCCTGGACAGTTCGTGCAACCTTCCCCGTCCGGGCGACCGCCTTGCCAAGCAACAGGTAGATTATAAAGCTCCCGGTGCGGCAGGGGCAGACCTCGTCTGGGATTTCAGCGACCAAACCCCTTTGAACGACCATTACGAACTGAAGTACCGTACTTTGAACACATGTTCGGACACCCTTGCGGGTATCGAACACCGCACGATGTACTATTACCATCTTCGTGGCGATTCCCTCTGCTCGCTTGGCTATGAGAACCCCACCACCCTGATCCGTTACCACCGGCCGGAAGCCCTGCTCGTGTTCCCTTCCATTCCCGGCTCCGCCTTGCGCACGGACACCCTCCCTTTCATCCTGAACCGGGACAGCATCGACTGGTATCTTGCCAATGACTCCTCCTCCCTTCAGGTGGACACCTGGCGTTGGTATGCGGACGGCTACCGCTATCCCATCTTCGAGTCCGTCTCCGGCTCTGTCTGCTGCCTTGGAAAAGCGTCCCCCTATTTCGCCACCTCCTTCTATTATCCTCCCCACGAACAATGCTATGCCCTGGGGGAAGATTCCGAGAACCGGCAGAAACGTGAGGATCTGAGTGAAAAAGAGTATTCCGCCTTTAATGATGGCAGCGAAGGCAGGGATTATTCCGACGACCGGGTCAGCTACTCCATCCGCATTGATTCGCAAGGCGAATTAAGGATAGACTATCTCCTCAATGAACCTGCCGAGGTGCTGGTCGGTCTTTATGACCTGCAAGGGCGGCAGTTATGTCCTGTCCGTCAACAGCAAAGTCCGGTCGGAAACTATACCGAGACGTTCTCCCTGTCTGATTTTCCGGACGGTGAATACCTTCTCCGTCTGGTTGTTGGCGGAAAGACTTATGGCGAGAAAGTCTTGAAGCGGTAG
- a CDS encoding DUF6443 domain-containing protein yields the protein MKRLYLFLSLLSVACSLSSQNNNQNYVLTRTMLNESGTQYIDNIQYFDGLGRPSQNVQKGVTPSRANLVTLQEYDGFGRATKSWLPHVTTSTYLDPGSFKNSVPGTYNGDSRPYAETIYENSPLNRVVEQYGPGAAWSQHPVSTSYLTNTASGDVTFHEIGHVIYQGKSQNKVIDYHNKSRNRLLLTPRPYDEHHNKNVKRGVY from the coding sequence ATGAAAAGACTTTATTTATTCCTATCTCTTTTGTCGGTGGCTTGTTCCCTCTCATCACAGAACAACAACCAGAACTATGTCCTTACGCGCACGATGCTCAACGAGTCGGGCACGCAGTACATCGACAACATCCAGTACTTTGACGGTCTGGGCCGTCCTTCGCAGAATGTCCAGAAAGGTGTCACCCCGAGCCGTGCCAACCTTGTCACCTTGCAGGAATATGACGGCTTCGGCCGTGCAACTAAAAGCTGGCTCCCCCATGTCACCACATCCACTTATCTTGACCCCGGTTCTTTCAAGAACTCCGTTCCCGGCACTTACAACGGTGACAGCCGTCCCTATGCCGAGACAATCTATGAGAACTCCCCCTTGAACCGCGTGGTCGAGCAGTATGGTCCCGGTGCGGCTTGGTCGCAACATCCCGTCTCCACCTCTTACCTGACCAACACCGCCAGCGGTGATGTTACATTTCATGAAATTGGGCACGTAATTTATCAAGGGAAATCCCAAAATAAAGTAATAGACTATCATAATAAATCAAGAAATAGGCTTTTGCTTACTCCTAGACCTTATGATGAACATCATAATAAAAATGTAAAAAGAGGAGTTTATTGA
- the hisB gene encoding bifunctional histidinol-phosphatase/imidazoleglycerol-phosphate dehydratase HisB yields the protein MKKKILFIDRDGTLVIEPPMDYQLDSLEKLEFYPKVFRNLGFIRSKLDFEFVMVTNQDGLGTDSFPEETFWPAHNLMLKTLAGEGIVFDDILIDRSFPEELAPTRKPRTGMLTRYIGNPEYDLPGSFVIGDRPTDVELAKNLGCKAIYLQDSTDLLEDRGLKSVCALATTDWDKIAEYIFAGERTAEVHRTTRETDIFISLNLDGSGICDISTGLGFFDHMLEQIGKHSSIDLTIQVKGDLDVDEHHTIEDTAIALGECIYRALGSKRGIERYGYALPMDDCLCRVCLDFGGRPWLVWEAEFKREKIGEMPTEMFLHFFKSLSDAAKMNLNIKAEGQNEHHKIEGIFKALARALRMAIRRDIYHFELPTSKGVL from the coding sequence ATGAAGAAGAAAATATTGTTCATAGATCGTGACGGGACGCTCGTCATTGAACCTCCGATGGATTACCAGCTCGATTCGTTGGAGAAACTGGAGTTTTATCCGAAAGTATTCCGTAACCTTGGATTTATCCGCAGTAAGCTCGATTTCGAGTTTGTCATGGTAACCAATCAGGATGGTCTCGGAACGGATTCTTTTCCGGAAGAAACCTTTTGGCCTGCTCATAACCTTATGTTGAAAACCTTGGCAGGAGAGGGGATTGTCTTCGATGATATCCTCATAGACCGTAGTTTTCCGGAAGAGTTGGCACCTACGCGCAAGCCGCGTACGGGAATGCTGACCCGGTACATCGGTAATCCTGAATATGATTTGCCCGGCAGTTTTGTGATCGGTGATCGCCCTACGGATGTGGAACTGGCGAAGAACCTCGGCTGTAAGGCTATTTATTTGCAGGATTCGACCGATTTGTTGGAAGATAGAGGACTGAAAAGCGTTTGTGCATTGGCCACTACCGATTGGGATAAGATAGCCGAGTATATTTTTGCCGGTGAACGTACAGCGGAAGTTCACCGTACCACTCGTGAAACGGATATTTTCATCTCACTGAACCTTGACGGCTCCGGCATTTGCGATATTTCGACCGGACTCGGCTTCTTCGATCATATGTTGGAACAGATCGGCAAACATTCCAGCATCGATCTGACCATTCAGGTGAAAGGTGATCTTGATGTGGACGAGCATCATACGATCGAGGATACGGCCATAGCATTGGGAGAGTGTATTTATCGGGCTTTAGGCAGTAAAAGGGGAATCGAACGGTATGGTTATGCTCTTCCTATGGACGATTGTCTCTGCCGGGTTTGTCTAGACTTCGGAGGCCGTCCCTGGTTGGTATGGGAGGCGGAATTTAAACGTGAGAAGATAGGGGAGATGCCGACAGAGATGTTCCTCCATTTCTTTAAATCGTTGAGTGATGCTGCAAAGATGAATCTGAATATCAAGGCAGAGGGGCAAAACGAACATCATAAGATTGAAGGTATCTTCAAAGCTTTGGCACGCGCGTTGAGGATGGCTATCAGGCGGGATATATATCACTTCGAACTTCCGACTTCCAAAGGAGTGTTGTAA
- the hisC gene encoding histidinol-phosphate transaminase, which yields MKTLQELTRPNIWMLKPYSSARDEYKGAAASVFLDANENPYNLPYNRYPDPMQRELKEELGKIKKVDPESVFLGNGSDEAIDLLFRAFCEPGKDNVVAIDPTYGMYQVCADVNNVEYRKVLLDERFQFSADRLLEATDDSTKLVFLCSPNNPTGNDLLRPEIEKLLGTFQGLIVLDEAYNDFSEAPSFLSELDKYPNLVLLQTFSKAWGCAAIRLGMAFASKAVIGVLNKIKYPYNVNQLTQRQAIEMLHNYDEIERWVSTLKEERKYLETAFVTLPCVLEVFPSDANFFLARMTDAVRIYDYLVSEGIIVRNRHNISLCRNCLRVTVGTRPENERLLEALRLYK from the coding sequence ATGAAAACATTGCAAGAACTAACCCGTCCTAACATCTGGATGCTAAAACCTTACTCTTCGGCACGGGATGAATATAAAGGTGCTGCTGCTTCCGTATTTTTGGATGCCAATGAAAATCCGTACAATTTGCCTTACAATCGTTATCCCGACCCTATGCAACGGGAGTTGAAGGAGGAACTGGGCAAAATCAAGAAGGTAGATCCGGAATCCGTTTTCCTGGGAAACGGGAGTGATGAGGCGATTGACCTTCTCTTCCGTGCATTTTGTGAACCGGGTAAAGATAATGTGGTTGCTATCGATCCTACATACGGGATGTATCAGGTTTGTGCCGATGTGAACAATGTGGAATACCGGAAAGTTTTACTCGACGAACGTTTTCAATTTTCTGCCGACCGACTGCTTGAGGCAACGGATGACAGTACGAAACTTGTCTTCCTCTGTTCTCCCAACAATCCGACGGGAAATGACTTGTTGCGTCCCGAAATTGAAAAACTTTTGGGTACATTTCAAGGTTTAATCGTACTGGACGAAGCGTACAATGACTTTTCCGAAGCTCCTTCTTTCCTTTCGGAACTGGACAAGTACCCCAATCTGGTACTTCTGCAGACTTTCTCCAAGGCATGGGGATGCGCTGCCATACGCTTGGGCATGGCTTTTGCTTCTAAGGCAGTCATCGGGGTATTGAATAAAATCAAGTACCCTTATAATGTGAATCAACTCACTCAGCGGCAAGCCATCGAAATGTTGCATAATTATGATGAAATCGAACGTTGGGTGAGTACGTTGAAAGAAGAGAGAAAGTATTTGGAAACCGCTTTTGTTACATTGCCTTGTGTCCTTGAGGTTTTCCCTTCCGATGCCAATTTCTTTCTTGCCCGGATGACGGATGCTGTAAGGATATACGATTATCTGGTGAGTGAAGGCATTATTGTACGCAATCGCCATAACATTTCCCTTTGTCGCAATTGCCTGCGGGTCACGGTAGGCACGCGGCCGGAGAATGAAAGGTTGCTGGAAGCTTTGAGACTATATAAATAA
- the hisD gene encoding histidinol dehydrogenase yields the protein MKLIKYPSRTEWAEILKRPSLDTENLFDTVRSIIDRVKDEGDRAVKEYEAVFDKVELSNIVVTEEEWTEGIANVGEELKAAITLAKKNIETFHAAQRFTGQKVETMPGVTCWQKAVAIEKVGLYIPGGTAPLFSTVLMLAVPAKIAGCQEVVLCTPPGKNGKVHPAVLFAAQLAGVDRIFKVGGVQAIAAMAYGTESVPKVYKIFGPGNQYVTAAKQLVSLRDVAIDMPAGPSEVEVLADASANPVFVAADLLSQAEHGVDSQAMLVTTSEDLLLEVVEEVERQLIELPRWEIAAKSLSNSKLILVRDMKEALELTNEYAPEHLIVETESHTEVAERVVNAGSVFLGSYSPESAGDYASGTNHTLPTNGYAKAYSGVSLDSFIRKITFQEILPEGIAAIGPSIEIMAANEQLDAHKNAVSVRLEKIDNKKLK from the coding sequence ATGAAGTTGATCAAATATCCATCCAGGACGGAATGGGCAGAGATATTAAAACGCCCATCTCTCGATACGGAGAATCTGTTCGATACTGTGCGCAGCATCATTGACCGGGTGAAAGATGAAGGTGACAGAGCGGTGAAAGAATACGAAGCAGTGTTTGATAAAGTAGAATTGTCTAACATTGTCGTTACGGAAGAGGAGTGGACAGAAGGAATTGCCAATGTCGGTGAGGAGTTGAAAGCTGCCATCACATTGGCAAAAAAGAACATTGAGACCTTTCACGCTGCACAGCGTTTCACAGGGCAGAAGGTGGAAACGATGCCGGGAGTCACCTGCTGGCAGAAAGCAGTTGCCATTGAAAAAGTGGGGCTTTATATACCCGGTGGCACCGCTCCTCTGTTTTCTACCGTGTTGATGCTTGCTGTTCCGGCTAAGATCGCAGGATGCCAAGAAGTGGTGCTTTGTACGCCTCCCGGTAAGAATGGCAAAGTTCATCCGGCCGTTCTTTTCGCTGCACAATTGGCGGGTGTGGATCGAATATTTAAAGTCGGTGGTGTTCAAGCCATTGCTGCAATGGCATACGGAACGGAAAGTGTGCCTAAGGTATATAAGATCTTCGGACCGGGCAATCAGTACGTAACGGCAGCCAAGCAGTTGGTCAGCCTGCGGGATGTAGCCATTGATATGCCTGCCGGTCCATCGGAAGTCGAGGTCTTGGCAGATGCTTCTGCCAACCCCGTGTTTGTTGCCGCTGATCTACTTTCGCAGGCGGAACATGGTGTCGATAGTCAGGCTATGTTGGTTACCACTTCCGAAGATTTGCTGTTGGAAGTAGTTGAAGAGGTGGAGCGGCAATTGATCGAGTTGCCTCGTTGGGAGATAGCTGCCAAATCTTTGTCAAACAGTAAACTGATACTTGTAAGGGATATGAAGGAAGCCTTGGAGTTGACCAATGAATATGCTCCCGAACATTTGATTGTGGAAACGGAAAGTCATACTGAAGTGGCGGAACGGGTGGTAAATGCCGGTTCCGTATTCTTAGGTTCATACTCGCCCGAAAGTGCGGGGGACTATGCTTCGGGAACCAATCATACTTTGCCTACCAACGGTTACGCAAAAGCCTATAGTGGTGTCAGTCTGGACAGTTTTATCCGCAAGATCACTTTTCAGGAAATACTTCCGGAAGGTATTGCCGCCATTGGGCCGTCTATAGAGATTATGGCTGCCAACGAACAACTGGATGCGCATAAAAATGCGGTTTCCGTTCGTTTGGAGAAGATCGATAATAAGAAATTAAAATAG
- the hisG gene encoding ATP phosphoribosyltransferase has translation MLRIAVQAKGRLFEETMALLEESDIKLSATKRTLLVQSTNFPVEVLFLRDDDIPQSVATGVADLGIVGENEFVEKGEDAEIIKRLGFSKCRLSLAMPKDIEYPGVEWFAGKKIATSYPVILNKYMKEKGVSAEIHVITGSVEVAPGIGLADAIFDIVSSGSTLVSNRLREVEVVMKSEALLIANKDLSDDKKEILNELLFRMDAVKTAEDKKYVLMNAPKETLDAIVAVLPGMKSPTVMPLAQEGWCSVHTVLDEKCFWEIIGKLKALGAEGILVLPIEKMII, from the coding sequence ATGCTAAGAATTGCAGTACAAGCCAAAGGCCGTCTGTTTGAAGAAACGATGGCGCTTTTAGAGGAGTCGGACATAAAACTAAGTGCTACGAAACGTACATTATTGGTACAATCCACTAATTTTCCTGTGGAAGTATTATTTCTTAGGGATGATGATATTCCTCAATCGGTAGCTACCGGGGTCGCTGATCTGGGGATTGTCGGTGAAAACGAATTTGTGGAAAAAGGGGAAGATGCCGAAATCATCAAACGTCTCGGGTTCAGTAAATGCCGTCTGTCACTGGCCATGCCGAAAGACATCGAGTATCCGGGTGTGGAATGGTTTGCCGGAAAGAAGATCGCTACTTCCTATCCGGTAATATTGAATAAGTATATGAAGGAAAAAGGAGTGAGTGCCGAGATACATGTCATTACGGGATCGGTCGAAGTGGCTCCGGGCATTGGGCTTGCGGATGCGATCTTTGATATTGTAAGTTCAGGCTCTACGTTGGTAAGCAACCGGTTGAGGGAAGTGGAAGTGGTCATGAAGTCGGAAGCATTGCTGATTGCCAACAAAGATCTGAGTGATGACAAGAAGGAAATCTTAAACGAGCTGTTGTTTCGTATGGATGCGGTGAAAACAGCGGAAGATAAAAAATATGTCTTGATGAATGCTCCTAAAGAGACGTTAGACGCGATTGTAGCCGTACTGCCGGGAATGAAAAGTCCTACGGTTATGCCTTTGGCACAGGAAGGTTGGTGTTCTGTACACACGGTACTCGATGAGAAATGTTTTTGGGAAATAATAGGAAAGCTGAAAGCGTTGGGGGCAGAAGGCATATTAGTGTTACCGATAGAAAAAATGATTATTTAA
- a CDS encoding PaaI family thioesterase, with protein sequence MKKIINPWKGLEGYNCFGCAPNNEAGVKMEFYEDGDEVVSIWKPRPEYQGWIDTLHGGIQSVLLDEICAWVILRKLQTTGVTSKMETRYRKSISTKDTHLVLRASIREIKRNVVLVDAKLYNKDGELCTEALCTYFTFSQEKAKEEMHFLACDVEPDEILPLI encoded by the coding sequence ATGAAGAAGATTATTAACCCTTGGAAGGGATTGGAAGGTTATAATTGTTTTGGATGTGCCCCCAATAATGAGGCTGGTGTCAAAATGGAATTTTATGAAGATGGTGATGAGGTGGTGAGTATTTGGAAACCCCGTCCTGAGTATCAGGGATGGATCGATACTTTGCACGGAGGCATCCAGTCGGTTCTTTTGGATGAGATTTGTGCCTGGGTGATTCTCCGAAAGCTTCAGACAACCGGGGTAACTTCTAAAATGGAGACTCGTTACCGAAAATCGATTAGCACGAAAGACACCCATCTTGTATTACGGGCTTCTATCCGTGAAATCAAACGCAATGTCGTATTGGTAGACGCGAAACTTTATAATAAGGATGGAGAACTTTGTACCGAAGCTCTTTGTACTTATTTCACTTTTTCGCAAGAGAAAGCGAAAGAAGAGATGCATTTTCTGGCTTGCGATGTTGAACCTGATGAAATACTTCCTTTAATTTGA